Proteins encoded in a region of the Streptomyces sp. NBC_01298 genome:
- a CDS encoding DUF6415 family natural product biosynthesis protein, translated as MTTQAGGNIQDLITEALGPYPHRPSAERVERLIDDLITCGHQLHHAVKYLPRNRWDPRASNAVAEWEYTSAVGPRTSEPNSNWNHARGLARIARILTAVLGDSEHPSTRLCCLCDRPILSEDYETIPGHSMSGARPDQHAHDRADPECRPTRAHDR; from the coding sequence GTGACGACGCAAGCAGGCGGCAACATCCAGGATCTGATCACTGAGGCCCTTGGCCCGTATCCGCACCGCCCGTCGGCCGAGCGCGTGGAACGGCTCATCGACGACCTCATCACCTGCGGCCATCAACTCCACCATGCGGTGAAATACCTTCCCCGGAACCGGTGGGACCCGCGAGCCTCCAATGCCGTCGCGGAATGGGAGTACACCTCAGCGGTCGGCCCACGGACTTCCGAACCAAACTCGAATTGGAACCACGCCCGCGGCCTGGCCAGAATTGCGCGAATCTTGACGGCAGTTCTCGGCGACTCCGAGCACCCATCAACGCGCCTCTGTTGCCTCTGCGACCGGCCGATCCTGAGCGAGGACTACGAGACGATCCCCGGGCATTCGATGTCCGGCGCCCGCCCGGACCAGCACGCTCACGACCGGGCCGATCCGGAGTGCCGGCCGACCCGGGCGCATGACCGGTGA
- a CDS encoding Twin-arginine translocation pathway signal: MSHRNDALRAARLRVGWRSMDAAAAALSIHGQRFLDDRSYAVSARTWRRWEGASPGWPSEETATVLHDALSRWPEDLGFRAPAGWIRPEAHPEEAVNRRTFVSVTAAALMPGPVATQYVDPALIDYFQQQLEGHYRADMFLGPHDLVGTVSAQFQLIDKLVRSARGETRRGLLRVGAAYAALVGWLYQDAGDLGAAAFWRGVTQEIAARARDPHLVGYSLVNLAQVRTDLGDGYGVIDLCSAVLDGERVVPKVRVMAMQQQAHGASLTGDRAAVDRLIDTAGGLISRVDDDLPWGNACRRTPGYLEVQRATCYGRLGLGREAASLWSQVLDAVPATARRDRGVYLARHATAAAVAREPEQALEIARAAVEIATETRSARMLRELHSLEREMRPWHDAPVGRDLVEVLAPVNEGI, from the coding sequence ATGAGCCACCGAAATGACGCGCTCAGGGCGGCCCGGCTTCGGGTCGGATGGCGCAGCATGGATGCCGCTGCTGCGGCGCTCAGCATCCATGGGCAGCGGTTCCTTGATGACCGCTCGTACGCGGTGTCCGCGCGAACATGGCGGCGCTGGGAAGGCGCCAGCCCGGGGTGGCCGTCGGAAGAGACGGCGACTGTGCTGCACGACGCACTCAGCCGGTGGCCCGAGGACCTTGGCTTCCGAGCACCTGCCGGCTGGATCCGACCTGAAGCCCACCCAGAGGAAGCCGTGAACCGCAGGACGTTCGTATCCGTCACGGCGGCCGCGCTCATGCCCGGTCCCGTCGCCACGCAGTACGTAGACCCGGCCCTCATCGACTACTTCCAGCAACAGCTGGAAGGCCATTACCGCGCCGACATGTTCCTCGGTCCTCACGATCTTGTCGGCACGGTCAGCGCTCAGTTCCAGCTCATCGACAAGCTCGTCCGCAGTGCGAGGGGAGAGACTCGCCGCGGGCTTCTTCGTGTGGGCGCCGCATATGCCGCGCTCGTCGGATGGCTCTACCAGGATGCGGGAGACCTCGGCGCAGCCGCGTTCTGGCGGGGCGTAACGCAGGAGATCGCGGCGCGCGCCCGGGATCCGCACCTCGTCGGGTACTCGCTCGTGAACCTCGCGCAGGTGCGTACCGACCTTGGAGACGGGTACGGCGTTATCGACTTGTGCTCGGCCGTGCTCGATGGCGAACGCGTTGTTCCCAAAGTGCGGGTCATGGCGATGCAGCAGCAGGCCCACGGCGCCAGTCTCACGGGTGATCGGGCCGCAGTCGACCGCCTGATCGACACTGCGGGTGGGCTCATCTCCCGTGTGGACGACGACCTGCCGTGGGGTAATGCCTGCCGGCGTACGCCGGGCTACCTTGAGGTGCAGAGGGCCACCTGCTACGGCCGTCTCGGGCTGGGGCGGGAGGCGGCGTCGTTGTGGTCACAAGTGCTCGACGCGGTTCCTGCGACCGCCCGCAGGGACCGCGGTGTGTATCTCGCCCGACACGCCACGGCGGCCGCCGTGGCCCGGGAGCCGGAACAGGCACTGGAGATCGCTCGAGCGGCAGTGGAGATCGCGACGGAGACGCGGTCCGCTCGGATGTTGCGCGAACTACACAGTCTGGAGAGGGAGATGAGGCCGTGGCACGATGCCCCGGTGGGCCGGGACCTGGTGGAGGTCCTGGCGCCGGTGAACGAGGGGATCTGA
- a CDS encoding 4a-hydroxytetrahydrobiopterin dehydratase, translating into MGVPKPLSDEEIAEYLGGLPGWERRGDEITRTYEIRYHAAVAAIVTIADRSRRIQHHADLDLRIDSLRASITTHDAGHRLTRADFDLAHRIDAIVAAHQALPLD; encoded by the coding sequence ATGGGCGTACCGAAGCCGTTGTCCGATGAGGAGATTGCCGAGTACCTGGGCGGGTTGCCGGGATGGGAGCGCAGGGGTGATGAGATCACCCGAACCTACGAGATCCGCTACCACGCGGCCGTCGCTGCGATCGTGACCATCGCGGACCGGTCCCGGCGCATTCAGCACCATGCCGACCTGGACCTCCGCATCGACAGCCTGCGCGCGTCGATCACCACTCATGATGCCGGCCACCGTCTGACCCGCGCTGATTTCGACCTCGCACACCGCATCGACGCCATCGTGGCCGCGCACCAGGCGCTCCCGCTGGACTGA
- a CDS encoding HAD family hydrolase, translated as MTIRAVVFDVGECLVDETREYGTWADWLGVPRHTFAAMFGAVVAQNRDYREVFQEFRPGFDLTEQREARAAAGQPEHFDESDVYSDVRPAFAQLRADGLWLGIAGNQTVRAGGLLRGLFTDDVDLIGTSDDWGASKPDPEFFVRVAKAVPFAPDEILYVGDRVDNDLRPGKHAGMHTALVRRGPWATIQWNTAEAHELPTFRVESLADLSPLITQFNRQAN; from the coding sequence ATGACGATTCGCGCTGTGGTTTTCGACGTCGGCGAGTGCCTTGTGGACGAGACCCGGGAGTACGGCACCTGGGCCGACTGGTTGGGCGTACCCCGCCACACCTTCGCGGCGATGTTCGGCGCGGTCGTGGCGCAGAATCGGGACTATCGCGAGGTGTTCCAGGAGTTCCGCCCCGGCTTCGACCTCACCGAACAGCGCGAGGCCCGCGCCGCCGCCGGCCAGCCGGAACACTTCGACGAGTCCGACGTGTACTCAGACGTAAGGCCCGCATTCGCGCAGCTCCGTGCCGACGGCCTCTGGCTCGGGATTGCCGGGAACCAGACCGTCCGAGCCGGTGGTCTGCTCCGCGGCCTCTTCACCGACGACGTCGATCTGATCGGGACTTCGGACGACTGGGGCGCCAGCAAACCCGACCCCGAGTTCTTCGTCCGAGTGGCCAAGGCCGTCCCCTTCGCGCCGGACGAGATCCTCTACGTCGGCGACCGCGTCGACAACGACCTCCGCCCGGGCAAGCACGCAGGAATGCACACCGCGCTGGTCCGCCGGGGCCCGTGGGCCACGATCCAGTGGAACACCGCCGAGGCCCACGAGCTACCGACGTTCCGCGTCGAGAGCCTCGCCGACCTGTCCCCTCTGATCACTCAGTTCAACAGGCAAGCGAACTGA